The Patescibacteria group bacterium genome includes a region encoding these proteins:
- a CDS encoding SET domain-containing protein, with product MRKFHIGRSRINGRGIILDRDVKKDETIFRFLGHAVTVTSRDWFHGPCWLQVGYAKWLVPKPGTAGRYLNHSCNPTSGVRGKNTIVAIRNLKKGEEVTIDYALSETYPLWHMQCHCHERNCRKVVKPYQDLPKQRTNKYLKYTSKYILDMKMHLNWQEYIALEKKKNAKFSRYKPKIK from the coding sequence ATGAGGAAGTTCCACATCGGTAGATCAAGGATAAATGGAAGGGGAATAATTCTTGATCGGGACGTGAAAAAGGACGAAACAATCTTTCGTTTTTTAGGACACGCGGTGACTGTTACCTCCAGAGATTGGTTTCATGGTCCATGCTGGCTTCAAGTTGGTTATGCGAAGTGGCTAGTTCCAAAACCCGGAACTGCCGGAAGATATCTCAATCATTCATGTAACCCAACTTCCGGAGTCCGCGGTAAAAATACTATTGTGGCCATACGGAATCTCAAGAAGGGCGAAGAAGTAACGATTGATTATGCGCTTAGTGAAACATACCCTTTGTGGCATATGCAATGTCATTGCCACGAGAGAAACTGCCGAAAGGTGGTTAAGCCATATCAAGATTTACCTAAACAAAGAACGAATAAATACCTAAAATATACGTCAAAGTATATCTTAGATATGAAAATGCACCTAAATTGGCAGGAGTATATCGCTCTGGAAAAGAAAAAGAATGCAAAATTTTCACGATACAAACCCAAGATCAAATAA
- a CDS encoding thioredoxin domain-containing protein: protein MTEQKVRTRLQLKPVLYVAVGVIAVVGIMWLAGFFGSALNIFSNNTDIRKSRGLHDNIDQGTDALLTQAEAPISGVPDVLVSDPKLGNVTTPLRIVIFGSLTSGYTAGAYDVINSIRADYPNQVQIVWKDLFDHDDQMARDLAIAARCANQQDKFWEYVGGVFNQTGGLPKVVVDDVAKSVGLDLDAFHVCLTDANIASQIDHNLSEATNLNVREVPVWFVGTQPIDGLFPYSWMKPVIDERLP, encoded by the coding sequence ATGACTGAACAAAAAGTTCGTACCCGCCTTCAGCTGAAACCCGTTCTTTATGTGGCCGTCGGGGTAATCGCCGTGGTTGGTATTATGTGGCTAGCCGGCTTTTTTGGCAGCGCTCTGAACATATTCAGTAACAACACCGATATCAGAAAAAGCCGCGGCTTGCATGATAATATCGACCAGGGAACTGACGCCTTGCTTACCCAGGCTGAGGCGCCGATTAGCGGTGTACCGGATGTGTTGGTTTCCGATCCGAAGCTTGGTAATGTGACCACACCGCTGCGGATTGTTATATTCGGCTCCCTCACTTCGGGCTACACGGCCGGAGCCTATGATGTGATTAATTCCATTCGAGCCGATTATCCCAATCAGGTACAGATTGTTTGGAAGGATTTGTTTGATCATGATGATCAAATGGCGCGCGATCTAGCCATTGCGGCGCGGTGCGCTAACCAGCAAGATAAATTCTGGGAATACGTCGGCGGGGTATTCAATCAAACCGGCGGCCTGCCCAAAGTTGTGGTCGACGATGTGGCCAAGAGCGTCGGACTAGATTTGGATGCATTTCATGTTTGTCTAACGGACGCGAATATTGCCAGCCAAATTGATCACAATCTGTCCGAAGCAACCAATTTAAACGTAAGAGAGGTGCCGGTCTGGTTTGTCGGCACCCAGCCGATCGACGGACTTTTTCCGTACAGCTGGATGAAGCCAGTAATCGACGAGCGGCTGCCCTAG
- a CDS encoding putative Ig domain-containing protein, producing MNIKPAPQKALAYPLLEPGDVVVDQSLVGPQAPYYADLSSGLAALSSTGGTLYLYPGVYRELTQMEKSGRYTIQGVGEPEQIIITSASEIDESKLVPDPRDPSVYVASLVDLGITTENFGVVDLTSERFLRQVNGFYAAEYPVSPSEYLTSVGCADGFAVENGNLYIRLSGNSAPTSHALEISRSGDLSVAPLKVSGMTGNVYLRNLTFRGIGGSGTVLISTPATASPEVSLVAEHLNLSVSATVFFYLYTARHILDLTDVYIAPNHALNYRLPSSLLVKSNSGDLTVPVHIMVNDSQLGPNARLIDTILSNPQSTIDVNGIKLLGTCGEEDHIGIKLDTSNTEAGVVTVKNSIFASWDYNTNEVPYAPACRGADGNDDQAHDFFFAPADNIIHQRYENNLFAYAYGFVGKASPPAGSSISLINNIFINGQQGASPNYNVLNWDYNLYYNSLGHSPGSYFLVFPDDKAASNIEQTQQYFAEIGCPSCESHGINEAPQLFDWDRDNLMSYDFTPTPEGNLCGTGKDGADIGPIPCAGNQPPELTPINSKTIHEQEVLTFNVLASDDDSEDTLVLSASNLPAGATFTDNGGGSGAFSWTPTDQQASTYPNVHFEVTDGTDTDTEDITITVLDGAADCTPAWDCSDWSVCADSIQTRSCHDNYNCGSDAGRPVESAECDSTEPAVVTDLQIG from the coding sequence ATGAACATTAAACCAGCACCCCAAAAAGCGTTAGCTTATCCGCTTCTTGAACCCGGCGACGTAGTTGTAGATCAGTCGTTAGTTGGTCCACAGGCACCTTATTACGCGGACTTGTCAAGCGGACTGGCAGCATTAAGTAGTACCGGGGGAACCTTATATCTTTATCCAGGAGTGTATCGAGAATTAACCCAAATGGAAAAGTCCGGTCGATACACCATACAGGGCGTGGGAGAGCCGGAACAAATAATTATAACTTCGGCTTCTGAGATTGATGAAAGTAAACTAGTGCCTGATCCGCGTGATCCTAGTGTTTATGTGGCGTCGCTGGTAGACCTCGGAATTACTACTGAAAATTTTGGGGTCGTCGATTTGACCAGTGAACGTTTTCTCCGTCAGGTAAATGGTTTTTACGCCGCTGAATATCCGGTATCCCCGAGCGAGTATTTAACCAGTGTTGGATGTGCTGATGGCTTTGCGGTTGAGAATGGTAATTTGTATATCCGGTTAAGCGGTAATTCTGCGCCTACTTCACACGCTTTAGAGATTAGCCGTTCGGGGGACCTTAGTGTGGCACCGTTGAAGGTAAGTGGTATGACTGGAAACGTGTATCTTCGCAATTTGACATTTCGCGGTATAGGCGGCTCGGGAACAGTGCTTATCAGTACGCCAGCCACAGCTTCGCCAGAAGTATCACTCGTTGCCGAGCATCTTAATCTATCGGTTTCAGCAACGGTATTTTTCTATCTATATACCGCCCGACATATTTTAGATCTTACTGATGTTTATATCGCACCCAATCACGCCCTGAATTACCGCCTACCAAGCTCCTTGCTGGTTAAGAGTAATAGCGGCGATTTAACCGTCCCGGTTCATATCATGGTTAATGATTCGCAACTTGGTCCGAATGCGCGTTTGATAGATACAATCCTAAGTAACCCTCAGTCTACCATTGACGTAAATGGCATTAAGCTGCTGGGTACTTGTGGCGAAGAAGACCACATCGGAATTAAGCTCGATACATCGAATACTGAGGCCGGTGTTGTTACGGTAAAAAATAGTATTTTTGCCAGCTGGGACTATAACACCAACGAAGTCCCCTACGCCCCGGCGTGTCGAGGCGCCGACGGGAACGATGACCAGGCGCATGACTTCTTTTTTGCTCCGGCTGACAACATCATTCACCAACGATACGAAAATAATTTATTCGCATATGCGTACGGTTTTGTGGGAAAGGCGTCTCCTCCGGCAGGAAGCTCAATATCGTTAATTAACAATATATTTATAAACGGCCAGCAGGGTGCGTCACCAAATTACAACGTATTAAATTGGGATTACAACCTTTACTATAATTCGCTGGGTCATTCTCCAGGTTCGTATTTTCTAGTTTTTCCAGATGACAAGGCAGCCAGTAATATTGAACAAACGCAGCAGTATTTCGCTGAAATTGGGTGTCCGAGCTGTGAATCGCATGGAATAAACGAAGCGCCACAATTATTCGACTGGGATCGTGATAATTTAATGTCGTACGATTTTACGCCCACACCAGAAGGTAACTTATGTGGAACCGGTAAAGATGGCGCGGACATTGGACCAATACCCTGCGCCGGGAATCAACCACCCGAACTAACCCCCATCAACTCCAAAACCATTCACGAGCAGGAAGTTTTGACGTTTAATGTACTAGCATCAGATGATGATTCGGAAGATACGCTGGTTCTGTCAGCTTCTAATCTGCCCGCCGGCGCTACTTTTACAGATAATGGTGGCGGGTCGGGTGCCTTCTCTTGGACACCGACCGATCAACAAGCTAGTACATATCCGAACGTACATTTTGAAGTCACCGACGGAACCGACACAGATACTGAAGATATTACCATTACTGTTTTAGATGGAGCGGCCGACTGTACTCCCGCCTGGGATTGCTCCGACTGGTCAGTCTGTGCCGATTCGATTCAAACCCGGTCCTGTCATGATAACTACAACTGCGGCTCCGATGCCGGGCGGCCGGTGGAATCGGCTGAGTGCGACAGCACCGAGCCGGCGGTAGTAACAGATCTTCAAATTGGCTAA
- a CDS encoding pilin produces the protein MLKRIKKLRWSILLIVLFAVGFITLSSPVSAAANEAPVCKPNEIQLNIPFGKSCVTDLADYISIFYRYMVGAIGIVGVAMIMYGGIRWVSSNGNSKEVDEAKQTIISAIVGVALALGSYVLLNFLNPMITQLEDPLKGHTIGSTDTTVFCRDKLGVGWQQKVTLDKEDTCGNEFVEKSGGQTCTSDTCGEGQICYNDRVNGSGFSCQSAESVCVNADNNSCDQVDTQIARFQSDFGCSKRFSNDFLSAISNYIEDFQPGDKCVYGQIIKPPAGWERVNCTTPTAQHICFENEPNSGQSFPLDCAGSTPASPFKPADSYGNGSRPCTDKARPVMGADGICIHLTAGNDYKCVN, from the coding sequence ATGCTTAAAAGAATAAAAAAACTGCGGTGGTCGATCCTGCTGATTGTTTTGTTTGCCGTCGGTTTTATTACGTTATCCAGCCCAGTGTCGGCAGCGGCTAATGAAGCTCCCGTCTGCAAGCCAAACGAGATCCAGCTGAATATCCCATTCGGCAAAAGCTGTGTAACCGACTTAGCTGATTATATTTCGATATTCTACCGCTACATGGTTGGCGCGATCGGCATTGTCGGCGTCGCCATGATAATGTATGGCGGTATTCGTTGGGTGTCTTCAAACGGTAATTCAAAAGAAGTTGACGAAGCTAAGCAGACTATCATCTCGGCCATAGTTGGCGTCGCGCTGGCGCTGGGTTCCTATGTCCTGCTCAATTTTCTCAATCCCATGATCACTCAGCTGGAGGATCCGCTCAAGGGTCATACCATCGGCAGTACCGATACCACGGTTTTTTGCCGCGACAAGCTGGGCGTCGGTTGGCAGCAAAAAGTTACCCTGGATAAAGAAGACACCTGCGGTAACGAATTTGTGGAAAAGTCAGGCGGGCAGACCTGCACCAGCGACACCTGTGGTGAGGGCCAGATATGTTATAATGATCGAGTCAACGGATCGGGTTTTTCGTGCCAGTCAGCCGAATCGGTGTGTGTCAATGCGGATAATAACTCATGTGATCAGGTAGACACCCAGATCGCCCGTTTTCAGTCCGACTTTGGCTGTTCGAAGCGTTTCAGCAATGATTTTCTATCCGCGATTAGTAATTATATCGAGGATTTTCAGCCAGGCGATAAATGTGTGTACGGCCAAATAATTAAACCCCCGGCGGGGTGGGAACGCGTAAATTGTACCACGCCGACGGCTCAGCATATCTGTTTTGAAAACGAACCGAATTCGGGACAAAGCTTCCCGCTCGATTGCGCAGGCTCCACGCCAGCTTCGCCATTTAAGCCAGCGGACAGTTATGGCAACGGTTCGCGTCCATGTACCGATAAGGCGCGTCCAGTAATGGGCGCTGATGGTATTTGCATTCATTTGACAGCCGGCAACGATTATAAATGTGTTAACTGA
- a CDS encoding ComF family protein has translation MFRLLQKIFRWLLNLVFPIRCLGCGKFDIWICDECLARVKLAQVECPGCRRSMPTNQACIDCLSQISLDRLIVWADYQNPLIQKAIHALKYGFVAGLSTLLGRALAQQIMVYASPLPGSIVLVPVPLHWQRRNERGFNQATLLARAGAKVLNVPCWPHAIRRTKYTAPQATLSRQDRLSNLTGLFALDRGLDFSGKIVIIIDDVATTGATLQECAKVLKSAGAAEVWGAVLARSHN, from the coding sequence ATGTTTCGGTTGCTGCAGAAAATCTTCCGTTGGCTTCTTAATCTAGTCTTCCCCATCCGCTGTCTCGGCTGCGGTAAATTTGACATATGGATCTGCGACGAATGCCTGGCGCGCGTCAAACTGGCTCAGGTCGAATGCCCCGGTTGTCGAAGATCTATGCCGACTAACCAAGCGTGTATTGATTGTCTAAGTCAAATATCACTGGATCGGCTGATTGTGTGGGCGGATTACCAAAATCCACTTATTCAAAAGGCCATTCACGCTTTGAAATACGGTTTTGTGGCTGGCCTATCAACACTGCTTGGTCGAGCGCTCGCCCAGCAAATAATGGTTTATGCGTCGCCCCTACCTGGGTCAATTGTACTAGTGCCGGTCCCCTTGCACTGGCAGCGTCGGAACGAGCGTGGCTTCAACCAGGCCACTTTACTGGCGCGTGCCGGCGCTAAAGTGCTAAACGTCCCGTGCTGGCCGCACGCCATCAGACGAACGAAATATACCGCCCCACAAGCGACTTTATCCCGGCAAGATCGATTATCCAACCTAACCGGCCTATTTGCCTTAGACCGGGGACTTGATTTTTCTGGTAAAATCGTTATAATTATTGACGATGTGGCCACTACTGGAGCCACATTGCAAGAGTGCGCCAAAGTACTAAAAAGTGCCGGTGCCGCCGAAGTCTGGGGCGCCGTATTAGCCCGTTCACACAATTGA
- a CDS encoding phosphatase PAP2 family protein has product MGSPLFVTLLGLALASRWLLTNRRTEVIRLLLVLSGNIMTAILKPAFGRDRPMPGFVFALFDESSFSFPSGHSLCAMLIGGYLWFMSSGWPIAPRRVMRLVATVFVLAIGWSRIYLGVHWLTDVMAGYLFGFFWLAIVAAIWPHIERSLHKKPQE; this is encoded by the coding sequence ATGGGGTCGCCGCTATTTGTGACGCTACTGGGATTAGCGCTTGCTTCGCGCTGGCTGCTGACTAATCGTCGCACTGAAGTGATTCGGTTATTGTTGGTTTTGTCCGGCAATATTATGACGGCAATTTTAAAACCGGCTTTTGGTCGGGACCGGCCTATGCCTGGGTTTGTCTTTGCGCTATTTGACGAATCATCTTTCAGCTTTCCCAGCGGTCATTCCTTGTGCGCAATGCTGATTGGAGGATATCTTTGGTTCATGTCTTCGGGTTGGCCAATAGCGCCTAGGCGCGTAATGCGCCTCGTTGCAACGGTGTTTGTCTTGGCGATCGGTTGGTCGCGCATTTATCTAGGCGTTCACTGGCTGACTGATGTTATGGCGGGTTATCTTTTTGGATTCTTCTGGCTTGCTATAGTGGCCGCTATTTGGCCGCATATTGAGCGATCTCTACATAAGAAGCCTCAAGAGTAA
- a CDS encoding NUDIX domain-containing protein, which translates to MGALQKPFVGCRAIILQDNKFLFVQEKGGEMEGIWSPPGGRINVGDTPELTVTRDVKEEVGYDIHIVRKLNVFDSPTMRYPEHVFLAEIIGGAWKPDLVELKDARWLTLKEIEHLTLRGPWILDSIRSLLVYN; encoded by the coding sequence ATGGGAGCACTACAAAAACCATTTGTCGGTTGTCGCGCCATTATTCTTCAAGACAATAAATTTCTTTTCGTCCAAGAGAAAGGCGGCGAAATGGAAGGTATATGGAGTCCCCCAGGTGGAAGAATAAATGTTGGCGACACCCCCGAACTTACTGTTACCCGAGATGTAAAAGAAGAGGTAGGATATGACATTCATATTGTTCGGAAGTTAAACGTATTCGACTCCCCGACCATGCGCTATCCAGAACATGTATTTCTGGCCGAAATAATCGGTGGCGCTTGGAAACCCGATCTAGTAGAATTGAAAGATGCCCGCTGGTTAACATTGAAAGAGATTGAACACCTTACCCTGCGCGGACCGTGGATACTGGATAGTATACGTTCATTGTTAGTCTATAATTAG
- the recG gene encoding ATP-dependent DNA helicase RecG has translation MPNTPVTELYSVGPAVAQRLKRLGLRTAEDIIYHYPSRYDDFSKIKKIDSLSPAQQVTIKGKIDAIQNRRSWQRRLNITEALISDDTGTVKVIWFNQPYLAKSFAPGDRIVVSGKLEMDKYGLHFTSPSYEKIGPTQIHTGRLVPVYPATDGLTQRHLRYLTQLVMPLVRQAQDYLPFELRQEHHLLDLQMALQQIHFPKNEAMLKRAQERLKFDELFPINVYVLQNRRQSQQTPAEPVPFDEKLTKSFVKKLPFTLTGAQRRSAWEILKDMGRIHPMNRLLEGDVGSGKTIVAGLAVLNAARAGFQTVLMAPTEILAQQHYQTFCKLFRGRPITVGLLTRNNKTISTHSQSLTRPAMLKAIGSGKVGLIIGTQALVQEGVGFHQLGLAMVDEQHRFGVDQRQLIVNKARSRGRNNEQLAVSPHFLSITATPIPRTLALSLYGDLDISRIDEMPPGRQETQTKIVPPHERKNTYDFINHEIASGRQVFIICPLIDPSDKLGVKSVTEEHKRLSERIFPHLTIGLLHGRLASDKRETVMKKFLDNHIQILVSTSVIEVGIDVPNATVMMIEGAERFGLAQLHQFRGRVGRGKYQSYCFLLTETESDTAIKRLQAVAASHNGFELAEQDLELRGPGEIYGYRQSGFPAFKIARLTDFPIMTKSQHSAQNILSADPNLTHHPLVQEKMRRFRESIHWE, from the coding sequence ATGCCGAACACTCCGGTAACAGAACTTTACTCAGTTGGACCTGCCGTTGCCCAGCGGTTAAAACGGCTGGGTTTGCGTACCGCCGAAGACATTATTTATCACTATCCCAGCCGATATGACGATTTCTCCAAAATCAAAAAGATCGACAGCCTATCTCCGGCCCAACAGGTTACCATCAAAGGCAAGATAGACGCCATTCAGAATCGCCGCAGTTGGCAACGGCGCCTAAATATCACCGAGGCGCTAATTAGCGACGATACCGGGACTGTTAAGGTGATATGGTTCAATCAACCCTACCTAGCCAAATCGTTTGCCCCTGGCGACCGTATTGTCGTATCCGGAAAACTGGAGATGGATAAATACGGCCTGCACTTCACCAGCCCGTCATATGAGAAGATTGGGCCTACCCAAATCCACACCGGCCGGCTGGTGCCCGTCTACCCCGCCACCGATGGCCTAACCCAGCGACATCTGCGCTATCTCACTCAGCTAGTTATGCCCCTGGTTCGTCAGGCCCAGGATTATTTGCCTTTTGAACTGCGCCAGGAACATCATCTGCTTGACCTGCAAATGGCACTTCAGCAGATCCATTTTCCAAAGAATGAGGCGATGCTGAAACGCGCCCAGGAGCGCTTAAAATTTGACGAGCTTTTTCCGATTAACGTTTATGTGCTTCAAAATAGGCGGCAGTCGCAACAGACGCCAGCCGAACCGGTGCCGTTTGATGAAAAGCTGACCAAGTCGTTCGTGAAAAAACTCCCCTTCACTTTAACTGGCGCCCAAAGGCGCTCCGCCTGGGAAATATTAAAAGACATGGGCCGAATTCACCCAATGAACCGATTGCTGGAAGGCGATGTCGGTTCTGGCAAGACGATCGTAGCTGGACTGGCGGTACTTAATGCCGCTCGGGCTGGATTTCAGACCGTACTGATGGCGCCCACCGAAATACTAGCCCAGCAGCACTATCAAACATTTTGCAAATTATTTCGCGGTCGCCCGATCACCGTTGGCTTGTTGACGCGTAATAATAAAACCATCAGCACCCATTCGCAATCTTTAACTCGTCCGGCCATGTTGAAAGCCATTGGTTCGGGGAAGGTGGGGTTGATAATCGGTACCCAGGCGCTCGTGCAGGAGGGCGTGGGCTTTCACCAGTTGGGCTTGGCGATGGTGGATGAACAACACCGTTTTGGCGTGGATCAGCGTCAATTGATCGTGAATAAGGCGCGTAGTCGGGGACGCAATAACGAACAATTGGCCGTATCACCGCATTTTTTAAGTATTACCGCCACGCCCATACCGCGCACGCTGGCTCTGAGCCTGTATGGCGATTTGGATATTTCCCGAATTGACGAGATGCCGCCTGGCCGACAGGAGACACAGACCAAGATTGTACCGCCCCACGAACGAAAAAATACTTATGATTTTATTAACCACGAGATCGCATCCGGGCGACAGGTATTTATTATTTGTCCGCTGATCGATCCATCTGACAAACTAGGGGTCAAATCGGTCACCGAAGAACACAAACGGTTGAGCGAAAGAATCTTTCCTCATTTAACAATCGGCCTGCTCCATGGTCGTCTGGCCTCCGATAAGCGCGAGACGGTGATGAAAAAGTTTCTTGATAATCATATCCAAATATTAGTTTCAACTTCGGTGATTGAGGTTGGCATTGATGTGCCAAATGCGACCGTCATGATGATCGAGGGGGCTGAACGATTCGGCTTGGCGCAGCTGCATCAGTTCCGCGGCCGGGTGGGCCGGGGTAAATATCAATCCTACTGTTTTCTGCTCACCGAGACCGAGAGCGATACCGCCATTAAAAGACTCCAAGCCGTAGCCGCCTCTCACAATGGTTTTGAGCTGGCCGAACAAGACCTGGAATTGCGCGGCCCTGGAGAAATATACGGCTATCGGCAATCCGGCTTCCCAGCTTTCAAGATTGCCCGGCTGACCGACTTTCCGATTATGACCAAATCGCAACATAGTGCTCAAAATATTCTATCGGCCGATCCGAATTTGACACATCATCCGCTGGTGCAGGAAAAAATGCGCCGATTCCGCGAGTCAATCCACTGGGAATAA
- a CDS encoding DsbA family protein — MTTEQPPLSRHERRELERQQQRDNYQKSTNGRKWRAISIIAVIIVGFGLIIAALITRKSGNANATPVNTTVAEDWTKGQSGASKLLLVFSDFQCPACSTYEPWLNQAMTEFKDSVQFVFRDFPLRSIHPNAQIAAQAAEAAGLQGKFWEIHDKLFAKQDEWSGSSDAKAFFLQYAESLGLDKEKFETDLNSDLVKQRIEDDYQSGLKAGIQGTPTFFLNGQKLKNFQSYDELKTLLST, encoded by the coding sequence ATGACCACCGAACAGCCGCCCCTGAGCCGTCATGAACGACGAGAGCTGGAACGTCAGCAGCAAAGGGATAACTATCAAAAATCTACCAATGGTCGTAAGTGGCGTGCTATATCAATTATTGCCGTTATTATCGTTGGCTTTGGTTTGATTATTGCTGCATTAATCACCCGGAAATCCGGTAATGCCAATGCCACTCCAGTTAATACCACCGTGGCGGAGGATTGGACCAAGGGTCAGTCTGGCGCTTCCAAATTACTGTTGGTCTTCAGCGACTTTCAATGTCCAGCCTGCTCGACTTACGAACCCTGGTTAAACCAAGCCATGACTGAATTTAAAGACTCGGTGCAATTTGTTTTTCGTGATTTTCCGCTGCGTTCAATCCACCCCAATGCCCAAATTGCCGCCCAGGCCGCTGAGGCAGCTGGCTTGCAGGGTAAATTCTGGGAAATTCACGACAAGCTGTTTGCCAAACAGGACGAGTGGTCCGGCAGTTCCGATGCCAAAGCTTTTTTCTTGCAATACGCGGAATCGCTGGGCTTGGACAAAGAGAAATTCGAAACTGACCTCAATTCTGACCTGGTTAAACAGCGGATCGAGGACGACTACCAAAGCGGCCTCAAGGCTGGCATCCAGGGTACGCCGACATTTTTCCTCAATGGCCAGAAACTCAAAAACTTCCAGAGTTACGACGAACTAAAAACGCTACTTTCTACTTAA